A DNA window from Candidatus Deferrimicrobium sp. contains the following coding sequences:
- the mdh gene encoding malate dehydrogenase, whose product MARKKIALIGGGQIGGVLAQLCAQRELGDVVLFDIVEGLPQGKCLDIAEVGPVEGFDVSLKGTNNYADIAGADIVIVTAGLPRKPGMSRDDLIGVNSKIMSQVAEGIKKYAPNSFVIVISNPLDAMVTLCQKITGFPTNRIIGQAGVLDSARFAAFIAWELGVSVRDVTAMTLGGHGDDMVPLIRYASVGGIPVMELLERKYGNAAKAKEVMDAMVSRTRKAGGEVVALLKTGSAFFSPASASLAMVESILKDQKRVLPCCVYLNGEFGVKGYFVGVPTVIGAGGVEKVIEFKLSAEEQAMMDKSVAAVKELVGTLK is encoded by the coding sequence CTGGCCCAACTGTGCGCCCAACGCGAACTCGGTGACGTCGTGCTCTTCGACATCGTCGAAGGATTGCCCCAGGGCAAATGCCTCGACATCGCGGAAGTGGGCCCCGTGGAAGGGTTCGACGTCTCCCTGAAGGGGACCAACAACTACGCGGATATCGCCGGCGCCGACATCGTCATCGTGACGGCGGGCCTTCCCCGCAAGCCCGGGATGAGCCGTGACGATCTGATCGGCGTCAACTCGAAGATCATGTCGCAGGTCGCCGAGGGGATCAAGAAGTATGCCCCGAATTCCTTCGTCATCGTTATCTCCAACCCGCTCGACGCGATGGTGACCCTCTGCCAGAAAATCACCGGCTTCCCCACCAACCGGATCATCGGGCAGGCCGGGGTCCTCGATTCCGCACGCTTCGCCGCCTTCATCGCCTGGGAGCTCGGCGTCTCCGTACGGGACGTGACGGCGATGACCCTGGGCGGTCACGGCGACGACATGGTCCCCCTCATCCGGTACGCCTCCGTGGGCGGGATCCCCGTCATGGAGCTGCTGGAGCGGAAATACGGCAACGCCGCCAAGGCGAAGGAAGTCATGGATGCGATGGTGAGCCGCACTCGAAAGGCCGGCGGCGAAGTGGTCGCCCTCCTGAAGACAGGGTCCGCCTTCTTCTCCCCTGCGTCGGCCTCGCTCGCCATGGTCGAGTCGATTCTCAAGGACCAGAAGCGGGTCCTGCCGTGCTGCGTCTACCTGAACGGCGAGTTCGGCGTGAAGGGGTACTTCGTCGGCGTTCCGACCGTGATCGGCGCGGGCGGCGTAGAGAAGGTGATCGAGTTCAAGCTCAGCGCCGAGGAGCAGGCGATGATGGACAAGTCGGTCGCCGCCGTGAAGGAACTGGTCGGCACCCTCAAGTAG